One Amorphoplanes digitatis genomic window carries:
- a CDS encoding RDD family protein gives MTQANDDAVAVGHPPIGGPVRAPVPPQAGGPPPPQYGYYTPPPRQPYRWQPPPLAPDGRPLADFATRLLAYLIDYAIMTGIMFVVLLPVAVVFMFKVMPDLTEPVDSYAPGAPVALDFTEVVVPFLLLELGLLVLMLVGYYVYNVEMMFRTGQTVGKKLMKIRVIPLAPGAALTRGMAAKRYLIEYICGVFVPFFPYLDGLWQLWDKPFQQTLHDKVAKTVVVKVAP, from the coding sequence GTGACGCAAGCGAACGACGACGCCGTGGCCGTGGGCCACCCGCCTATCGGTGGGCCGGTCCGCGCCCCGGTGCCGCCGCAGGCCGGTGGCCCGCCGCCCCCTCAATACGGTTACTACACGCCGCCGCCGCGGCAGCCGTACCGGTGGCAGCCGCCGCCGCTGGCGCCGGACGGCCGGCCCCTGGCCGACTTTGCCACGAGGCTGCTGGCGTACCTCATCGACTACGCCATCATGACCGGCATCATGTTCGTCGTCCTCCTGCCGGTGGCGGTCGTCTTCATGTTCAAGGTGATGCCGGACCTCACCGAGCCTGTGGACAGCTACGCGCCCGGCGCACCGGTCGCCCTCGACTTCACCGAGGTGGTGGTGCCGTTCCTGCTGCTCGAGCTCGGACTTCTCGTGCTGATGCTGGTCGGCTACTACGTCTACAACGTCGAGATGATGTTCCGCACCGGCCAGACCGTCGGCAAGAAGCTGATGAAGATCAGGGTGATCCCGCTCGCACCCGGCGCGGCGCTGACCCGTGGCATGGCCGCGAAGCGGTACCTCATCGAGTACATCTGCGGGGTGTTCGTGCCGTTCTTCCCCTACCTGGACGGCCTGTGGCAGCTCTGGGACAAGCCCTTCCAGCAGACCCTGCACGACAAGGTCGCCAAGACCGTCGTGGTAAAGGTTGCGCCATGA